A DNA window from Helianthus annuus cultivar XRQ/B chromosome 15, HanXRQr2.0-SUNRISE, whole genome shotgun sequence contains the following coding sequences:
- the LOC110912798 gene encoding acylsugar acyltransferase 3 produces the protein MTMISSLLRLGRRQLHTIVSTEFIKPSFPTPSHLKTYNLSVYDQYIPSSFAPLITFYPKNTCIYQNSHDQMHDLKTSLSHTLTKYYPFAGRYAKTAPTYVDCNDHGAEFIEASIDSTLSNFLQTSQLENFDRLFPYERTWYHSDRGDQSDDTVIPLAIKVNHFECGGVAIAVSLSHKIADAYSLIQFLSHWARVCSKKETTCVEPHFISFENTKINFSEYLLEQSNDCVTRSFMFPKTKINELKLKVRAMINNPTRVEVVTWLLYKCAVAATTKNNLGGCFKPTSICLAVNLRDKMMEPMPENSIGNFLNPLDVQTWNEMELKPELFIRELRNQKMKIKGIKNIKAVFAPLLNTSTDFKLEQIQDKFENAYICSSICGYPINGIDFGWGAPIKATLPGNLRKNSFLLMDYASKGEEEEGIEAVVCLTKQDMDIVQRDLDFSLS, from the coding sequence ATGACAATGATAAGTAGTCTATTAAGATTGGGTAGAAGACAACTTCACACAATAGTCTCAACAGAATTCATCAAACCATCTTTTCCAACCCCTTCTCACCTCAAAACTTACAATCTTTCGGTTTATGATCAATACATTCCAAGCTCATTTGCGCCGCTAATTACATTCTACCCAAAAAACACATGCATTTATCAAAATTCACATGATCAAATGCATGACCTCAAGACTTCATTATCCCATACATTAACAAAATATTACCCTTTTGCTGGTAGATATGCGAAAACTGCACCAACCTATGTAGATTGCAACGATCATGGAGCCGAGTTCATTGAAGCATCCATTGATAGTACCCTCTCAAACTTCCTCCAAACCTCACAGCTTGAAAATTTTGACCGGTTATTTCCATATGAAAGAACTTGGTACCACTCAGACCGTGGTGATCAAAGCGACGACACTGTGATCCCACTTGCAATTAAGGTAAACCATTTTGAATGTGGGGGAGTAGCAATCGCAGTGTCGTTGTCCCACAAGATAGCGGATGCGTATAGTTTGATCCAATTTTTAAGCCATTGGGCGCGAGTTTGCTCCAAAAAGGAGACAACATGTGTTGAGCCACACTTTATTTCTTTTGAAAACACAAAGATAAATTTCTCTGAATATTTGCTAGAGCAATCAAATGATTGTGTTACAAGGAGTTTCATGTTCCCTAAGACAAAGATTAATGAGCTTAAGCTTAAAGTTAGAGCCATGATCAACAACCCTACTCGTGTAGAAGTTGTGACTTGGTTACTTTATAAATGCGCGGTGGCAGCAACTACCAAAAATAACTTGGGTGGTTGTTTTAAGCCGACAAGCATTTGTCTCGCGGTTAACTTAAGAGACAAAATGATGGAGCCAATGCCCGAAAATTCGATTGGAAATTTTCTCAATCCGTTGGATGTTCAGACTTGGAATGAAATGGAATTGAAGCCAGAGTTGTTCATCAGGGAACTAAGGAACCAAAAGATGAAAATCAAGGGTATAAAAAATATCAAAGCTGTTTTTGCTCCACTTTTGAACACATCTACTGATTTTAAACTAGAACAGATTCAGGATAAATTTGAGAATGCTTATATTTGTTCAAGCATATGTGGATATCCGATAAATGGGATCGATTTTGGGTGGGGAGCGCCGATAAAAGCAACACTTCCTGGAAATCTAAGGAAGAATTCCTTTCTTTTGATGGATTATGCGTCCAAGGGGGAGGAGGAGGAGGGTATTGAAGCAGTTGTGTGTCTAACAAAACAAGACATGGATATTGTTCAAAGGGACCTTGATTTTTCTTTAAGTTAA
- the LOC110914421 gene encoding uncharacterized protein LOC110914421: MGRVRQLRSRNCVDFLAIQETHLDDVSRFDFHNIWGNEGLDFEVVEATGRSGGMFNVWNPKVFKKDNSIKNRNFLITTGYLVEDGTRLNCVNIYAPQKLGEKRELWVLLKGILIDMEGMVILMGDFNAVRVPEDRKNSRFNHRCASNLNKFVDGLGLFEYIMRGSKFTCLTSKDGEFKLSKIDRLFVCQSFFNRWPADVLRALPKDCSDHSPLLLSLVEANFCSKPFRWFNSWLDREGCKEEVIKVLDNSVFEGGPDVKLSLKLKAVKNSLISWWHRINKKEGEELSSLQADIERMERIMEEGDLEEQEVWVWEEL; encoded by the coding sequence ATGGGGCGGGTGAGACAATTGAGAAGTAGGAATTGTGTGGATTTCCTTGCAATTCAGGAAACTCACTTGGATGATGTTAGTAGGTTTGATTTTCATAACATTTGGGGTAATGAAGGGTTGGATTTTGAGGTTGTAGAGGCGACGGGTAGATCCGGTGGTATGTTTAATGTGTGGAACCCCAAAGTTTTTAAAAAAGATAATTCTATTAAGAATAGGAACTTCCTGATTACAACGGGGTATCTTGTAGAAGATGGAACTAGGCTGAATTGTGTTAACATATATGCGCCTCAAAAATTGGGAGAGAAAAGGGAATTATGGGTTTTGTTAAAGGGCATTCTTATTGATATGGAAGGGATGGTTATTCTCATGGGAGATTTTAACGCGGTTAGGGTCCCTGAAGATAGAAAAAATTCCCGGTTTAACCATAGATGTGCGTCGAATCTCAATAAATTCGTGGATGGATTGGGGTTGTTTGAGTATATTATGAGGGGTAGTAAATTCACTTGTTTGACCTCTAAAGACGGCGAGTTTAAATTGAGCAAGATTGATCGCCTTTTTGTCTGTCAAAGTTTTTTTAACAGGTGGCCAGCTGATGTCCTTAGAGCGCTTCCGAAAGACTGCTCAGACCACTCGCCTCTCCTGCTTTCTTTAGTGGAGGCGAACTTTTGTTCGAAGCCGTTTCGGTGGTTCAATTCTTGGCTCGATAGAGAGGGATGCAAGGAGGAGGTTATCAAAGTCTTAGATAATTCGGTGTTTGAAGGAGGTCCAGATGTTAAGCTTAGTCTCAAACTTAAGGCTGTTAAAAATTCCCTGATTTCATGGTGGCATCGCATTAACAAAAAAGAAGGAGAAGAGTTATCGTCGCTCCAAGCAGACATTGAGAGGATGGAAAGAATTATGGAGGAGGGAGACCTTGAAGAGCAGGAAGTTTGGGTTTGGGAggaattgtaa
- the LOC110912800 gene encoding 60S ribosomal protein L36-2: MAPKQPNTGLFVGLNKGHVVTKKELAPRPSDRKGKTSKRVHFVRSLIREVAGFAPYEKRITELLKVGKDKRALKVAKRKLGTHKRAKKKREEMSSVLRKMRAGGGAEKKK, translated from the exons ATGGCTCCAAAGCAGCCGAATACAGGGCTTTTTGTCGGATTGAACAAGGGTCATGTTGTCACCAAGAAGGAGTTGGCTCCTCGCCCATCCGACAGGAAAGGG aaaacaagcaAAAGGGTTCATTTTGTGAGGAGTTTGATCCGAGAGGTAGCTGGATTTGCACCATACGAGAAGAGAATCACCGAGTTGTTGAAAGTTGGAAAGGACAAGCGTGCGCTTAAGGTGGCAAAGAGAAAGTTGGGTACCCACAAGAGGGCTAAGAAGAAGAGAGAGGAGATGTCAAGCGTCCTCCGCAAGATGAg GGCTGGTGGAGGTGCAGAAAAGAAGAAGTGA
- the LOC110914420 gene encoding uncharacterized protein LOC110914420: MASRMTERPAEKVRGPERVVEKEVDPKKVVEKVVEPEEEKVEVPVEVYEPVPPYPMRLLNKKQIAQYNGFLEMIKKLHVDIPFLEALAKMPKFAKFLKRLLLNKKKIEDLSIITLSEECSAMISNKLPGKMPDLRSFTIPYEIEGYEFRTALADLGASINVMPYSVFKKLKLGEPTPTYMNVQLADHSVKFPRGIVENVLVKAGKFVFSTDFVVLDMGEDPSRHSCVSLILGRLFLSTAKAIIDVHGRPIQFVVS, from the exons ATGGCCAGTAGGATGACTGAGAGGCCCGCAG AAAAGGTGAGAGGACCTGAGAGGGTTGTTGAGAAAGAGGTAGACCCGAAAAAGGTAGTTGAGAAGGTGGTTGAACCAGAGGAAGAGAAAGTAGAAGTACCGGTTGAAGTGTATGAGCCCGTTCCTCCATACCCTATGAGACTTTTGAACAAGAAgcaaattgctcagtataatggGTTTTTGGAGATGATCAAAAAGCTCCACGTAGACATTCCCTTCCTTGAGGCTTTGGCTAAAATGCCTAAATTTGCCAAGTTTCTCAAGAGACTCTTGCTCAATAAGAAGAAAATTGAGGATCTTTCGATTATTACATTGAGTGAGGAATGTTCTGCGATGATCTCAAACAAACTTCCCGGAAAGATGCCAGATCTGAGAAGTTTCACCATTCCTTATGAGATAGAGGGTTATGAGTTTAGGACTGCTTTGGCCGACCTAGGAGCTAGTATAAATGTGATGCCATATTCTGTGTTTAAGAAGCTTAAGCTAGGAGAGCCGACCCCGACCTACATGAATGTTCAACTCGCCGATCATTCAGTGAAATTTCCTAGAGGTATAGTTGAAAACGTGCTAGTAAAAGCAGGTAAGTTTGTGTTTTCTACTGATTTTGTTGTTCTAGACATGGGCGAGGATCCTAGTCGACACTCTTGTGTTTCACTCATCTTAGGTCGTCTATTCCTTTCTACCGCGAAAGCTATAATAGATGTTCATGGCCGGCCAATTCAGTTTGTTGTTTCCTAA
- the LOC110910731 gene encoding actin-depolymerizing factor 7: MANAASGMAVNDECKLKFLELKSKRNYRFITYKIENQQVTLDKIGGPDQTYEDFTNSLPADECRYAVFDFDFTTDENCQKSKIFFIAWSPDTSKVRMKMVYASSKDRFKRELDGIQVELQATDPSEMSFDIIKSRAI; this comes from the exons ATG GCGAACGCGGCTTCTGGAATGGCTGTGAATGATGAATGCAAGCTGAAGTTTCTAGAGTTAAAATCGAAAAGGAACTACCGATTCATCACATATAAAATCGAAAATCAGCAGGTGACCCTTGATAAGATTGGCGGGCCTGATCAAACCTATGAGGATTTCACAAACTCTCTTCCTGCTGATGAATGTCGCTATGCTGTCTTCGACTTCGACTTCACCACTGATGAAAATTGCCAGAAAAGCAAGATTTTCTTCATTGCCTG GTCACCGGATACATCTAAAGTGAGAATGAAGATGGTGTATGCAAGCTCTAAGGATCGGTTCAAGAGAGAACTCGATGGAATCCAAGTTGAGTTGCAAGCTACAGACCCGAGTGAGATGAGCTTCGACATCATAAAATCACGGGCAATATGA